The following nucleotide sequence is from Aspergillus nidulans FGSC A4 chromosome I.
AAGACACGAGGGGAAACCGCGAATCGCTTCCAGACCTGGCTATTCCGGCTATAGAGGAGAGACAACATGGCGTCCAATAGCCGCACGGCTTCTGTACCTATCGCGGGGAACACGGCCGCAATGTCGCCTACCTCGCAGCGGCCAGACACCATTACTGTCAAGGGCTTCAAGATTTCAACCCAAAAGCTTCCAATTCTCAAGGCAGGGCCCATTGAAGCAATGGCGAAAAAGCTTGGTATCGCCCCACCAGAAATGATCTTTGGGGATAACTTTGTTTCTATTGAACATGAGAAGAGTGGATGGAGCATTCACTTCAACGCTTTGGACGCCTTAGACCGCGTTGATAAAACGGGAGAATCAATGCTTGAGGTAGCACATTCAAAAGAATGGCAAAAAAGCAGGTGCGTTCGCGCATTTGGTTGTGACCGGTTCGGGACGGCTGATATATTGACAGAGAGACAACTCATGAAGGTATCAAAGATGTCATCAAACCATTTGACTGGTCCTACAGTACAGATTACAAGGGCACTGTATTGTCCATTCAAGGCCCCGACTTCGAGGAGACCTCAAAGCCCATACCCATTGAACTGCTGAAACGCCCTGACCCAATACTTTTCTTCGATGAAGTAATATTGTACGAAGATGAACTCGCCGATAATGGTATTACTATGC
It contains:
- a CDS encoding protein jipA (transcript_id=CADANIAT00007232), producing MASNSRTASVPIAGNTAAMSPTSQRPDTITVKGFKISTQKLPILKAGPIEAMAKKLGIAPPEMIFGDNFVSIEHEKSGWSIHFNALDALDRVDKTGESMLEVAHSKEWQKSRETTHEGIKDVIKPFDWSYSTDYKGTVLSIQGPDFEETSKPIPIELLKRPDPILFFDEVILYEDELADNGITMLSCKIRVMQDRLLLLSRFFLRLDNVLFRLRDTRVYVDFEKSEVIREYQSKECDYGIVRQKLASARDDIPAIMRDPNRLSELLPLVDRRLERVVLDG